One genomic window of Devosia salina includes the following:
- a CDS encoding three-Cys-motif partner protein TcmP encodes MTRDGFRWVVGQSAPKIESHSNAKLELLAAYLDRYFVTVSSQPQIDNIAITLVDGFSGGGRYQLFGEERPGSPLVLLEAVKRAERRLNESRRKPLILDAKFYFIDANKDAVGYLRQTLTDKGYGDDINSGRIVILRGEFEALWAEVLNGIRSRQRAGRSLFVLDQKGWNQVQFATIRTILSDLPKAEVLLTFAVDWLLSYLNEGPAFASAMAKIGIQGQQLAEYVEARGEAGYQYVIPRLLARDIQQMTGAPFFTPFFLRSQQADRNLWLVHLSKIVTARNVMVESHWTVGNTSLHRGAAGLNMLGFDPHWADGVAFDFGFDVQAQADIETAMIDQLPYRIEALERQGVPTVGHLIEGIANDTAATRDQMEASIMLLCRERQIDLVSAAGSQRRPGAKPAPANFIRLSRQLLIPGIAMPPRG; translated from the coding sequence ATGACAAGAGACGGCTTTCGATGGGTAGTTGGTCAATCAGCGCCGAAGATCGAGAGCCACAGCAATGCCAAGCTCGAACTGCTTGCAGCCTATCTAGATCGGTACTTTGTGACCGTCTCTTCTCAGCCCCAGATCGACAACATCGCCATTACATTGGTCGACGGGTTTTCCGGGGGCGGCAGGTATCAGCTTTTCGGGGAAGAACGTCCCGGCTCACCCTTGGTGCTCCTGGAGGCGGTTAAACGAGCCGAACGCCGGCTCAACGAAAGCAGGCGAAAGCCCCTGATCCTCGATGCGAAGTTCTACTTCATCGACGCCAATAAGGATGCAGTGGGTTATCTGCGTCAGACCCTCACCGACAAGGGCTATGGCGACGACATTAACTCTGGCCGCATCGTCATTCTCCGCGGCGAGTTCGAGGCTTTATGGGCGGAGGTTCTAAATGGAATTCGTTCCCGCCAACGCGCTGGTCGGTCACTATTCGTCTTGGACCAGAAGGGGTGGAATCAAGTCCAGTTCGCCACCATCCGGACCATTCTGTCAGATTTGCCCAAGGCAGAAGTGTTGCTGACCTTCGCGGTCGACTGGTTGCTGTCCTACCTCAATGAGGGGCCGGCGTTCGCGAGCGCCATGGCGAAAATAGGTATTCAGGGGCAGCAGCTTGCCGAGTATGTCGAAGCCCGCGGCGAAGCAGGCTATCAGTACGTCATTCCTCGGCTACTCGCGAGGGACATCCAACAAATGACCGGCGCGCCGTTTTTCACGCCGTTCTTTCTGAGGTCGCAGCAAGCCGATCGCAACTTATGGCTCGTCCACCTATCGAAAATCGTCACCGCGAGAAATGTGATGGTTGAGAGCCACTGGACCGTGGGAAACACGTCGCTTCACCGCGGCGCCGCAGGTCTCAACATGCTTGGCTTTGACCCGCACTGGGCGGACGGCGTCGCCTTCGACTTCGGTTTCGACGTCCAGGCCCAAGCCGACATCGAAACGGCGATGATCGACCAGTTGCCGTACCGGATCGAAGCCCTTGAACGGCAAGGCGTTCCGACCGTGGGTCACCTCATCGAGGGAATCGCAAACGACACCGCCGCTACCCGAGACCAGATGGAGGCCAGCATCATGCTGCTCTGTCGGGAACGTCAGATCGATTTGGTGAGCGCTGCAGGTTCGCAGCGGAGGCCGGGCGCCAAACCAGCGCCCGCCAATTTCATAAGGCTATCGCGGCAATTGCTCATACCCGGTATCGCAATGCCGCCGAGAGGCTGA
- a CDS encoding DUF6527 family protein, protein MILIDIAAKWIRAEYARWQKRIRGLFERWRPPFRLQVVDGDSLPPVVPVGALVLARDGNEDWCVGMKCPCGCGRTIELLLIPEAKPRWSLSLDPAGLPSLSPSVFLRDGCRAHFWLRGGRVTWT, encoded by the coding sequence ATGATCCTTATCGATATAGCGGCCAAGTGGATACGGGCCGAGTATGCCCGTTGGCAAAAGCGTATCCGCGGTCTGTTCGAGCGCTGGCGGCCGCCTTTTCGGCTGCAGGTCGTGGATGGCGACAGCCTGCCACCTGTGGTTCCGGTTGGCGCGCTCGTCCTGGCTCGCGACGGGAACGAAGACTGGTGCGTCGGGATGAAGTGCCCGTGCGGCTGCGGCAGAACAATCGAGCTCCTGCTGATCCCCGAAGCCAAGCCGCGATGGTCGCTTTCGTTGGACCCGGCGGGACTGCCGTCGCTGTCGCCATCGGTGTTCCTCAGGGACGGCTGCAGAGCTCACTTCTGGCTCAGGGGCGGAAGAGTAACTTGGACTTGA
- a CDS encoding ThiF family adenylyltransferase, translated as MTQPSALVIPAGVHAGLKAHLFPGDGCEAAAILLCSRSPGVRKRLLAQRLIPVPHGDCATRTPDYISWPGRYLEDAIDRGEDEGLSVVLVHSHPGGFFAFSHVDNESDAVTVRALHAAYEADHGSAIMMPSGAIRARMYRDGIATDLDLVIVPGDDILTYWADRDENQRAPVAFTSEMTAQNSRLSVLVIGASGTGSPTIEQLLRLGFGRVVGVEYDFTEFKNLNRILNTTIADAKTEVPKVQVMLRAAESHRGQGVFVPVERSILDREAVLAGADCDFILCCVDTLEARYIADLMGSAFLMPIIDLGVVIPTRQASAKTVIADVCGRVDYVYPGGSTLADRGVYTPEALEAEYLKLNAPDVHREKVKEGYIKGMVEEAPSVISLNMRTSAAAVNELLARLYPFRHEHNSGYARTFFSLAAAEEDHTAEGKFKRGDDVELATGDREPLLGLPALGA; from the coding sequence GTGACCCAGCCCTCAGCTCTTGTGATCCCCGCCGGCGTCCACGCCGGCCTCAAAGCTCACCTGTTTCCTGGCGACGGCTGCGAAGCCGCCGCCATCCTGCTTTGCTCCCGGTCTCCCGGCGTGCGGAAGCGCCTTCTTGCGCAGCGCCTCATCCCGGTGCCCCACGGCGACTGTGCCACGCGCACCCCCGACTACATCTCCTGGCCCGGGCGCTACCTCGAAGACGCCATCGATCGCGGCGAGGACGAGGGACTATCCGTTGTCCTCGTTCATTCGCACCCTGGTGGCTTTTTTGCCTTCTCGCATGTCGACAACGAGAGCGACGCGGTCACGGTTCGTGCCCTTCATGCCGCCTATGAGGCAGATCACGGTTCGGCCATCATGATGCCGTCGGGCGCAATCCGGGCTCGCATGTACCGCGACGGCATCGCCACCGACCTCGACTTGGTCATCGTCCCTGGCGATGACATCCTTACCTACTGGGCCGACCGAGACGAGAACCAGCGGGCGCCAGTTGCCTTCACTTCGGAGATGACCGCGCAGAACAGTCGGCTTTCCGTGCTGGTCATCGGCGCCTCGGGTACTGGCTCGCCGACGATTGAGCAGCTGCTCCGTCTCGGGTTCGGCCGGGTCGTCGGCGTGGAATATGACTTCACCGAATTCAAGAACCTCAACCGCATCCTCAACACCACCATCGCCGACGCGAAGACTGAAGTCCCCAAGGTTCAGGTCATGCTTCGGGCTGCAGAGAGCCACCGTGGGCAGGGAGTATTCGTTCCTGTCGAGCGGTCAATCCTTGATCGCGAAGCCGTCCTGGCGGGCGCCGACTGCGATTTCATCTTGTGTTGCGTCGATACCCTTGAGGCGCGATACATTGCCGACCTTATGGGCTCGGCCTTCTTGATGCCCATCATTGATTTGGGCGTCGTTATTCCGACCCGTCAGGCGTCTGCCAAGACGGTCATCGCGGACGTGTGCGGACGCGTCGACTATGTCTATCCAGGTGGCTCTACCCTTGCGGACCGCGGCGTCTACACGCCGGAGGCGCTGGAAGCGGAATATCTCAAGCTGAATGCTCCCGACGTCCATCGTGAGAAGGTGAAGGAAGGATACATCAAGGGCATGGTGGAAGAGGCTCCCTCGGTAATCTCGCTCAATATGCGGACATCCGCGGCGGCAGTGAACGAACTCCTTGCCCGGCTTTATCCCTTCCGCCACGAACACAATAGTGGCTATGCGCGGACCTTCTTCAGCCTCGCCGCGGCCGAGGAGGACCATACGGCCGAGGGCAAGTTCAAGCGCGGTGACGACGTGGAGTTGGCAACTGGCGATCGCGAGCCGCTGCTTGGGCTCCCGGCCCTGGGGGCATAG